From Streptomyces sp. 6-11-2, one genomic window encodes:
- a CDS encoding nitrite/sulfite reductase: MAASPQNPTAPRRKVSRHRGEGQWAVGHLTPLNGNEQFKKDDDGLNVRTRIETIYSKRGFDSIDPNDLRGRMRWWGLYTQRKPGIDGGKTAILEPEELDDRYFMMRVRIDGGRLTTRQLRVIGEVSQEFARGTADITDRQNIQYHWIRIEDVPEIWNRLEAVGLSTVTACGDTPRVMIGSPVAGIAEDEIVDATPALEEIQRRVLGNKAYSNLPRKFKTAISGSPLLDVVHEINDVAFVGVRHPEHGPGFDLWVGGGLSTNPKLGVRLGAWVPLEEVPDVYEGVLSIFRDYGYRRLRNRARLKFLVADWGAEKFRQVLEDEYLKRGLVDGPAPEEPVQRWRDHVGVHRQNDGRHYVGFAPRVGRVDGATLTKIAELAEAHGSGRVRTTVEQKMIILDVEGDQVDSLVAGLEALDLTARPSTFRRGTMACTGIEFCKLAIVETKARGATLIDELERRLPDFDEPITINLNGCPNACARIQVADIGLKGQLVVDDRGEQVEGYQVHLGGALGLEPGFGRKVRGLKVTARELPDYIERVLTRFQERREDGERFAAWAARASEEELS, translated from the coding sequence ATGGCCGCCTCTCCGCAGAACCCCACCGCGCCCCGCCGCAAGGTGAGCCGTCACCGCGGCGAGGGGCAGTGGGCCGTGGGGCACCTGACCCCGCTCAACGGCAACGAACAGTTCAAGAAGGACGACGACGGTCTCAATGTGCGGACGCGCATTGAGACGATCTACTCCAAGCGCGGTTTCGACTCGATCGACCCCAACGACCTGCGCGGCCGGATGCGCTGGTGGGGGCTGTACACCCAGCGCAAGCCCGGCATCGACGGCGGCAAGACCGCGATCCTGGAGCCGGAGGAGCTGGACGACCGCTACTTCATGATGCGTGTGCGCATCGACGGCGGCCGGCTGACCACCCGGCAGCTGCGGGTCATCGGCGAGGTCTCGCAGGAGTTCGCGCGCGGCACCGCCGACATCACCGACCGGCAGAACATCCAGTACCACTGGATCCGGATCGAGGACGTGCCGGAGATCTGGAACCGCCTGGAGGCCGTCGGCCTGTCCACGGTCACCGCCTGCGGCGACACCCCGCGCGTGATGATCGGCTCCCCCGTCGCCGGCATCGCCGAGGACGAGATCGTCGACGCCACCCCGGCGCTGGAGGAGATACAGCGCCGCGTCCTGGGCAACAAGGCCTACTCGAACCTCCCCCGGAAGTTCAAGACGGCCATCTCCGGCTCCCCGCTGCTCGACGTGGTCCACGAGATCAACGACGTCGCGTTCGTGGGCGTACGCCACCCCGAGCACGGGCCCGGCTTCGACCTGTGGGTCGGCGGCGGCCTGTCCACGAACCCCAAGCTGGGCGTGCGGCTGGGCGCCTGGGTACCGCTGGAGGAGGTCCCGGACGTCTACGAGGGCGTCCTGTCGATCTTCCGTGACTACGGCTACCGGCGGCTGCGCAACCGGGCCCGGCTGAAGTTCCTGGTCGCCGACTGGGGCGCGGAGAAGTTCCGCCAGGTACTGGAGGACGAGTACCTGAAGCGCGGGCTCGTCGACGGGCCCGCCCCCGAGGAGCCGGTCCAGCGGTGGCGCGACCACGTCGGGGTGCACCGGCAGAACGACGGCCGTCACTACGTCGGTTTCGCCCCGCGGGTCGGCCGCGTCGACGGCGCCACCCTGACGAAGATCGCCGAACTGGCCGAGGCGCACGGCTCGGGACGGGTCCGTACCACCGTCGAGCAGAAGATGATCATCCTCGACGTCGAGGGGGACCAGGTCGACTCGCTGGTCGCGGGTCTGGAGGCGCTGGACCTCACCGCCCGGCCGTCCACGTTCCGGCGCGGCACCATGGCCTGCACCGGCATCGAGTTCTGCAAGCTCGCCATCGTCGAGACCAAGGCGCGCGGCGCCACGCTGATCGACGAACTGGAGCGCCGCCTGCCGGACTTCGACGAGCCGATCACCATCAACCTCAACGGCTGCCCCAACGCCTGCGCCCGCATCCAGGTGGCGGACATCGGCCTCAAGGGCCAACTGGTCGTCGACGACCGGGGCGAGCAGGTCGAGGGCTACCAGGTGCACCTGGGCGGCGCGCTCGGCCTGGAGCCCGGCTTCGGCCGGAAGGTGCGCGGGCTGAAGGTGACGGCGCGGGAGCTGCCCGACTACATCGAGCGGGTCCTGACCCGCTTCCAGGAGCGGCGCGAGGACGGCGAGCGGTTCGCCGCCTGGGCCGCGCGGGCGTCCGAGGAGGAGCTGTCATGA
- a CDS encoding phosphoadenylyl-sulfate reductase produces the protein MTTTPEAGVEAGLKALAEQAGHDLEDASALEILQWATGTFGRRFCVTSSMEDAVVAHLASRAMPGVDVVFLDTGYHFPETIGTRDAVEAVMNVHVITLTPERTVAEQDAEYGPKLHDRDPDLCCRLRKVRPLEEGLKGYTAWATGLRRDESPTRANTPVVGWDEKRRKVKISPIARWTQDDVDAYVAEHGVLTNPLLMDGYGSVGCAPCTRRLLEGEDARAGRWAGSAKTECGLHG, from the coding sequence ATGACCACGACTCCGGAAGCAGGCGTGGAAGCCGGGTTGAAGGCGCTGGCCGAACAGGCCGGCCACGATCTGGAGGACGCCTCCGCGCTGGAGATCCTCCAGTGGGCCACCGGCACCTTCGGCCGCCGGTTCTGCGTCACCTCGTCCATGGAGGACGCGGTGGTCGCCCACCTCGCCTCCCGTGCGATGCCGGGCGTGGACGTGGTGTTCCTCGACACCGGCTACCACTTCCCGGAGACCATCGGCACCCGCGACGCGGTCGAGGCCGTGATGAACGTCCACGTCATCACCCTCACCCCGGAGCGGACGGTCGCCGAACAGGACGCCGAGTACGGCCCGAAGCTGCACGACCGTGATCCGGACCTGTGCTGCCGACTGCGCAAGGTGCGGCCGCTGGAGGAGGGCCTGAAGGGCTACACGGCGTGGGCGACCGGGCTGCGCCGCGACGAGTCCCCGACCCGGGCGAACACGCCGGTCGTCGGCTGGGACGAGAAGCGGCGGAAGGTCAAGATCTCCCCGATCGCCCGCTGGACCCAGGACGACGTGGACGCCTACGTCGCCGAACACGGCGTCCTCACCAACCCGTTGCTGATGGACGGCTACGGCTCCGTGGGCTGCGCGCCCTGCACCCGGCGCCTGCTGGAGGGCGAGGACGCGCGCGCCGGCCGCTGGGCGGGCAGCGCCAAGACCGAATGCGGACTGCACGGCTGA
- the cysC gene encoding adenylyl-sulfate kinase, with protein MTVLSTTASRHRETHVTTGATVWLTGLPSAGKTTIAHELAGRLRAEGHRVEVLDGDEIREFLSAGLGFSRADRHTNVRRIGFVAELLARNGVKALVPVIAPYSDSRDAVREWHAKNGTAYLEVHVATPVEVCSVRDVKGLYAKQAAGELTGLTGVDDPYEEPLSPDLRVESQHQTVRESAASVHTLLSERGLA; from the coding sequence ATGACCGTGCTTTCCACGACCGCTTCCAGACACAGGGAGACACACGTGACGACCGGAGCCACCGTCTGGCTCACGGGTCTGCCGAGCGCCGGCAAGACCACCATCGCGCACGAACTGGCCGGGCGGCTGCGTGCGGAGGGCCACCGTGTCGAGGTGCTCGACGGCGACGAGATCCGCGAGTTCCTCTCCGCGGGCCTCGGCTTCAGCCGCGCGGACCGGCACACCAACGTGCGGCGCATCGGCTTCGTCGCCGAACTGCTCGCCCGCAACGGCGTCAAGGCGCTGGTCCCGGTGATCGCGCCGTACTCCGACAGCCGCGACGCGGTGCGCGAATGGCACGCGAAGAACGGCACGGCGTACCTGGAGGTGCACGTCGCCACCCCGGTCGAGGTGTGCTCCGTACGCGATGTGAAGGGTCTGTACGCCAAGCAGGCCGCGGGCGAACTGACAGGACTGACGGGCGTCGACGACCCGTACGAGGAGCCCCTGTCGCCGGACCTGCGCGTCGAGTCGCAGCACCAGACGGTCCGGGAGTCGGCGGCTTCCGTGCACACGCTGCTCAGCGAGAGGGGACTGGCATGA
- the cysD gene encoding sulfate adenylyltransferase subunit CysD: MTTVAKTKAGDEGTGSPYALSHLDALESEAVHIFREVAGEFENPVILFSGGKDSIVMLHLALKAFRPAAVPFSLLHVDTGHNFPEVLDYRDRTVAGHGLRLHVASVQDYIDRGVLKERADGTRNPLQTLPLTEKIQSERFDAVFGGGRRDEEKARAKERVFSLRDEFSQWDPRRQRPELWNLYNGRHAPGEHVRVFPLSNWTELDVWQYIAREGIELPGIYYAHTREVFRRDGMWLTAGDWGGPKDDEAVEKRLVRYRTVGDMSCTGAVDSDADTIEKVITEIAASRLTERGATRADDKLSEAAMEDRKREGYF; the protein is encoded by the coding sequence ATGACGACCGTCGCCAAGACCAAGGCGGGCGACGAGGGGACGGGCAGTCCGTACGCCCTCTCCCATCTGGACGCGCTGGAATCCGAGGCGGTGCACATCTTCCGCGAGGTGGCGGGCGAGTTCGAGAACCCGGTGATCCTGTTCTCCGGGGGCAAGGACTCCATCGTCATGCTGCACCTGGCGCTGAAGGCGTTCAGGCCCGCCGCGGTCCCCTTCTCGCTGCTGCACGTGGACACCGGGCACAACTTCCCCGAGGTCCTCGACTACCGCGACCGCACGGTGGCCGGGCACGGCCTGCGGCTGCACGTCGCCTCCGTGCAGGACTACATCGACCGTGGCGTCCTCAAGGAGCGCGCGGACGGCACCCGCAACCCGCTCCAGACCCTCCCGCTGACCGAGAAGATCCAGTCCGAGCGGTTCGACGCGGTCTTCGGCGGCGGCCGCCGCGACGAGGAGAAGGCCCGCGCCAAGGAGCGGGTGTTCTCGCTGCGGGACGAGTTCTCCCAGTGGGACCCGCGCCGTCAGCGGCCCGAGCTGTGGAACCTCTACAACGGCCGGCACGCGCCCGGCGAGCACGTCCGGGTGTTCCCGCTGTCCAACTGGACCGAGCTGGACGTGTGGCAGTACATCGCCCGCGAGGGCATCGAGCTGCCCGGGATCTACTACGCCCACACGCGCGAGGTCTTCCGGCGCGACGGCATGTGGCTGACCGCAGGCGACTGGGGTGGCCCCAAGGACGACGAGGCCGTGGAGAAGCGGCTCGTGCGCTACCGCACCGTCGGCGACATGTCGTGCACCGGCGCCGTGGACTCCGACGCCGACACCATCGAGAAGGTGATCACCGAGATCGCCGCCTCGCGCCTCACCGAGCGCGGCGCCACCCGGGCCGACGACAAGCTGTCCGAGGCCGCGATGGAAGACCGCAAGCGCGAGGGGTACTTCTAG
- a CDS encoding sulfate adenylyltransferase subunit 1: protein MTTTTTTDLAATTLLRFATAGSVDDGKSTLVGRLLHDSKSVLADQLEAVERASASRGQQAPDLALLTDGLRAEREQGITIDVAYRYFATPRRRFILADTPGHVQYTRNMVTGASTAELTVILVDARNGVVEQTRRHAAIAALLRVPHVVLAVNKMDLVDYRESVFAAIAEEFTAYATELGVPEVTAIPISALVGDNVVEPSATMDWYGGPTVLEHLETVPVSHDLAHCHARLPVQYVIRPQTAEHPDYRGYAGQIAAGSFRVGDEVTVLPSGRTTRISGIDLLGEPVDVAWTTQSVTVLLQDDIDVSRGDLMVPSKDAPATTQDVEATVCHVADQPLTVGHRVLLKHGTRTVKAIVKDIPSRLTLDDLSLHPHPGQLVANDIGRVKIRTAEPLPVDSYADSRRTGSFILIDPSDGTTLTAGMVGESFASPVPVKDAADEDGWDF from the coding sequence ATGACCACGACCACGACCACGGACCTGGCGGCCACGACCCTGCTGCGGTTCGCGACCGCCGGCTCCGTCGACGACGGCAAGTCCACCCTGGTGGGCCGGCTGCTGCACGACTCCAAGTCGGTCCTCGCCGACCAGCTGGAGGCCGTGGAGCGTGCCTCCGCGAGCCGCGGCCAGCAGGCCCCGGACCTCGCGCTGCTGACGGACGGGCTGCGCGCCGAGCGCGAGCAGGGCATCACCATCGACGTGGCCTACCGCTACTTCGCCACCCCGCGCCGCCGGTTCATCCTCGCGGACACCCCGGGCCATGTGCAGTACACGCGGAACATGGTCACCGGCGCGTCCACCGCCGAACTGACGGTGATCCTGGTGGACGCCCGCAACGGCGTGGTGGAGCAGACCCGCCGGCACGCGGCGATCGCCGCGCTGCTGCGCGTGCCGCACGTGGTCCTGGCCGTGAACAAGATGGACCTGGTCGACTACCGGGAGTCCGTGTTCGCCGCGATCGCCGAGGAGTTCACGGCGTACGCCACCGAACTGGGCGTCCCCGAGGTCACCGCGATCCCGATCTCGGCGCTGGTCGGCGACAACGTGGTGGAGCCGTCCGCGACCATGGACTGGTACGGCGGCCCGACCGTCCTGGAGCACCTGGAGACGGTCCCGGTCAGCCACGACCTGGCGCACTGCCACGCACGACTGCCCGTGCAGTACGTGATCCGGCCGCAGACCGCCGAGCACCCCGACTACCGCGGCTACGCCGGCCAGATCGCCGCCGGCAGCTTCCGGGTCGGCGACGAGGTCACGGTGCTGCCGTCCGGCCGCACCACCCGGATCTCCGGCATCGACCTGCTCGGTGAGCCGGTCGACGTGGCCTGGACGACGCAGTCGGTGACGGTCCTGCTCCAGGACGACATCGACGTCTCGCGCGGCGACCTGATGGTGCCGAGCAAGGACGCGCCCGCCACCACCCAGGACGTGGAGGCGACCGTCTGCCACGTCGCCGACCAGCCGCTGACCGTCGGCCACCGGGTGCTGCTCAAGCACGGCACCCGCACGGTCAAGGCGATCGTCAAGGACATCCCGTCCCGGCTCACCCTGGACGACCTGTCCCTGCACCCGCACCCCGGGCAGCTCGTCGCCAACGACATCGGCCGGGTGAAGATCCGCACCGCCGAGCCGCTGCCGGTCGACTCCTACGCCGACTCGCGGCGCACCGGCTCGTTCATCCTGATCGACCCCTCCGACGGCACCACGCTCACCGCGGGCATGGTCGGCGAGTCGTTCGCCTCGCCGGTACCGGTCAAGGACGCGGCGGACGAGGACGGCTGGGACTTCTGA